A genomic segment from Burkholderia plantarii encodes:
- a CDS encoding MbcA/ParS/Xre antitoxin family protein, producing MSLPVSTPLPSAPQPDATPAQMSAAGLRAFFNIARDWDLSTDEQIVLLGSPGRSTFFKWKASPQTARLARDTLERLSLVLGIYKALQILLPPEAADGWLKRPNQAAPFNGGRALDRMLAGNVGDLLAVRQYLDAVRGGWA from the coding sequence ATGTCTCTACCCGTATCGACCCCGCTTCCGTCCGCTCCGCAGCCGGACGCCACGCCCGCGCAAATGTCCGCCGCCGGCCTGCGTGCGTTCTTCAATATCGCTCGCGACTGGGATCTGTCGACCGACGAGCAGATCGTGCTGCTCGGCTCGCCGGGCCGCTCGACCTTCTTCAAATGGAAGGCCTCGCCGCAGACGGCGCGGCTCGCGCGCGACACGCTGGAGCGCCTGTCGCTCGTGCTCGGCATCTACAAGGCACTGCAGATCCTGCTGCCGCCCGAGGCGGCGGACGGCTGGCTCAAGCGGCCGAACCAGGCCGCGCCGTTCAACGGCGGCCGCGCGCTCGACCGCATGCTGGCCGGCAACGTCGGCGACCTGCTCGCGGTGCGGCAGTACCTGGACGCGGTGCGGGGAGGCTGGGCGTGA
- a CDS encoding winged helix-turn-helix domain-containing protein produces MSINVLVIESNEAVRDAMRTHFSKHRMEMSVWYSAATLVERVQRECPSAIVMRAGPMIPDTYAALRQLRAAGYTMPVVVVGDEPDVSDKVVALEFGADDYLAVPVNLLELSTRIRTILHRPVGPSAGVMVVPPPRTIGPIEIDFAGRRARKHGRDLGLRPSEFALLKAFVSHPLQVLSRSTLLGLLQVGDESRSERGLDVLVFRLRALIEDDRDRPRHIQTMRGRGYIFVPPVEGEAAAA; encoded by the coding sequence CCATGCGCACGCATTTCAGCAAGCACCGGATGGAGATGTCCGTCTGGTATTCGGCCGCCACCCTGGTCGAGCGCGTGCAGCGCGAGTGCCCGTCGGCGATCGTGATGCGCGCCGGGCCGATGATTCCCGACACCTACGCTGCGCTGCGCCAGCTGCGCGCGGCCGGCTACACGATGCCGGTGGTGGTGGTCGGCGACGAGCCCGACGTCAGCGACAAGGTGGTCGCGCTCGAATTCGGCGCCGACGACTATCTGGCCGTACCCGTGAACCTGCTCGAACTGTCGACGCGGATCCGCACCATCCTGCACCGGCCGGTCGGCCCCTCGGCGGGGGTGATGGTGGTGCCGCCGCCGCGCACGATCGGGCCGATCGAGATCGATTTCGCCGGCCGGCGCGCCAGGAAGCACGGCCGCGACCTGGGGCTGCGGCCCAGCGAATTCGCGTTGCTGAAGGCGTTCGTGAGCCATCCGCTGCAGGTGCTGTCGCGCTCGACGCTGCTGGGCCTGCTGCAGGTCGGCGACGAATCGCGCTCCGAGCGCGGTCTCGACGTGCTGGTGTTCCGGCTGCGCGCGCTGATCGAGGACGATCGCGACCGGCCGCGCCATATCCAGACGATGCGCGGGCGCGGCTATATCTTCGTGCCGCCCGTCGAGGGCGAGGCCGCGGCGGCCTGA
- a CDS encoding RES family NAD+ phosphorylase, with amino-acid sequence MTSADCSTRWPVSRLDWAPAYRVIPTRFPAINLFDRVASADDFEALYALEAMTNDRVRAEVGHLDLVPAGERRFGPGYGPIMAAFTHLNPQGSRFSDGSYGVFYCARSRQTAIAETRHHTGLFLAATREAPMRQQMRLYTVLAQGEAADIRDWPGRDPALLDPVDYSVGQAFGRMVRGAGFAGLVYPSVRDPGGDCLAAFRTSMLRDCHHAAYLEYSWNGTAIDAVFELNQIG; translated from the coding sequence GTGACTTCAGCCGATTGCTCGACCCGCTGGCCCGTCTCGAGGCTCGACTGGGCGCCCGCCTATCGTGTGATTCCCACCCGTTTTCCCGCCATCAACCTGTTCGACCGTGTCGCGTCGGCCGACGATTTCGAGGCGCTCTACGCGCTCGAGGCGATGACCAACGACCGCGTGCGCGCCGAGGTCGGCCACCTCGACCTGGTGCCCGCCGGCGAGCGCCGCTTCGGCCCCGGCTACGGCCCGATCATGGCCGCCTTCACGCATCTGAACCCGCAGGGCAGCCGCTTCTCCGACGGCAGTTACGGCGTGTTCTACTGCGCGCGCTCGCGCCAGACCGCGATCGCCGAGACGCGCCACCACACCGGCCTGTTCCTCGCCGCCACGCGCGAGGCGCCGATGCGCCAGCAGATGCGGCTCTACACCGTGCTGGCGCAGGGCGAGGCGGCCGACATCCGCGACTGGCCCGGCCGCGATCCGGCGCTGCTCGACCCGGTCGACTATTCGGTCGGGCAGGCGTTCGGCCGCATGGTGCGCGGCGCCGGCTTCGCGGGGCTCGTCTATCCGTCGGTACGCGACCCGGGCGGCGACTGCCTCGCCGCGTTCCGCACCTCGATGCTGCGCGATTGTCATCACGCGGCTTATCTCGAATACAGCTGGAACGGCACGGCGATCGACGCCGTGTTCGAACTGAACCAGATCGGCTGA
- a CDS encoding metal-dependent hydrolase, whose product MSDSSAAAVAAGIMPVRRDLRFPLPVERAKDWHGQGPAVTHFFNALSLLFPAGERFFMDSVRNYRDRIDDPVLRQQVQGFIGQEAMHTREHVEYNEMLQANRLPARKLDQRVWKVLGWMKRVMPHSMQLAHTVAAEHYTAMLAGLLLDDPSRLDGAEDGYRQMWIWHALEETEHKAVSFDVWNAVMAPGPKRYLIRIGTYLLTTLTFWPTVFLIHTRLIRADRTADHRVRGMGRVIRFLYGPRHGVFPRIAREWLSFFRADFHPWDHDNRHHLAKVAQLVAENEARQAAWAEPSVPAVRRRLGTA is encoded by the coding sequence ATGTCCGATTCGTCCGCCGCCGCCGTCGCGGCCGGCATCATGCCCGTGCGTCGGGACCTGCGCTTTCCGCTGCCGGTCGAGCGCGCCAAGGATTGGCACGGCCAGGGGCCGGCCGTCACGCACTTCTTCAACGCGCTGTCGCTGCTGTTTCCGGCCGGCGAGCGCTTCTTCATGGATTCGGTGCGCAATTACCGCGACCGCATCGACGATCCCGTGCTCAGGCAGCAGGTGCAGGGCTTCATCGGCCAGGAGGCGATGCATACGCGCGAGCACGTGGAATACAACGAGATGCTGCAGGCCAACCGGCTGCCGGCGCGCAAGCTCGACCAGCGCGTCTGGAAGGTGCTCGGCTGGATGAAGCGGGTGATGCCGCATTCGATGCAGCTCGCCCACACGGTGGCCGCCGAGCATTACACGGCGATGCTGGCCGGGCTGCTGCTCGACGATCCGTCGCGACTCGACGGCGCCGAGGACGGCTACCGGCAGATGTGGATCTGGCACGCGCTGGAGGAAACCGAGCACAAGGCGGTGTCGTTCGACGTCTGGAACGCGGTGATGGCGCCGGGGCCGAAGCGCTACCTGATCCGCATCGGCACCTACCTGCTGACCACGCTGACGTTCTGGCCCACGGTGTTCCTGATCCACACGCGGCTGATCCGCGCTGACCGCACCGCCGACCACCGCGTGCGCGGCATGGGGCGCGTGATCCGCTTCCTGTACGGTCCGCGCCACGGCGTGTTCCCGCGCATCGCGCGCGAGTGGCTGAGCTTCTTCCGGGCCGATTTCCATCCGTGGGATCACGACAATCGCCATCATCTGGCGAAGGTCGCGCAGCTGGTGGCCGAGAACGAGGCGCGGCAGGCCGCGTGGGCCGAGCCGTCGGTCCCGGCGGTGCGGCGGCGGCTCGGCACGGCTTGA